The DNA sequence TGGGACGAAGGAATTTGGTTAAAAAAAGTGCAATACGAATTCAGTCTAAATTACGATTTAGAAAGATAAGTTCTTTAGAACCAGTATAATTATAAATGCAACTTAGGCAATCACACAACCACGACGCAAACAGCGTTTTACTTCGCTATTTAGCTGAATCATAAACTTTGTACCCGCTAGTACTTCCCTAAGATTGAGGATATCTGATACGTTCAAGAGGTAGCAACGATCGGTACGAAAAGGCATTACGATCTCAAAGTCATACGAGCGTGATGATTCGGAAAGCATAGATTCAATATCTATCGTATCGATGCGTTTTTTAAATAAGAAAAGATCTGAAATTTTAAAAGCAGTAGTTGTTCCTTGAAATTCCAACCAATAACAGTTTTGACGGCTGCACTGGTACACCACACCGTGTTCTGTATCGAACACCTTTTCCACATTTGCTAACGGACAGATCATAGTCTTCTAATTGGAACAAATCTAAATACTATTTGGAATAAATCCAAATCGTATGATACTTTTCCAAAAAAATAATTCGATCTATACCGATAGGTAATCGATATAGCAATAACCTTCTGTCTTATCCGCTACTTTTACCAAACACCAATTTTGATTGGTCAATCCTAAAATGTCGATACGATCTCCGTCCTTTAATTCGGCTAACACAGGTTGATTAACACCTGGACCCCGTCTTACGGCTATAAATGGTTCGTCGTGAGCTGTTACTGTAGCTACTTTTAGAACTTCATCTGTTTGTACCGTGAGTTCTAATGCCAAGTCATCTGAAATATAATTCGGATCAATTCGGTTGTACAAATCCCAGGCCTTATGTTTCGCATCTACCGAAGAAGTAACACCCGAGATGTGTAATATATCATTTTCCTCATGAATCTCCAATTGATCGACCTTTAAGGAATTTAAAAGATCAATTAGTGCAGCGTATTTAGCAGTTAATGGCATAATAGAATAATGTAATAAAGGTATTAATCGTTGTGCAGTAAATCATCCACTTTACGACTTGCGCGTTGTACGGTGGTATCTACTGCATCACCCGTTTTCCGTGCAGCATTTTTAGTAGCCTCTACCGCTTTATCCGTTGCTTTTCGGGTACGATCCCAGATAGCAGTTGCTTTATCCAGAGCTTTCTGTGCTTCGCTTTCTGCTTTGGCATC is a window from the Sphingobacterium sp. lm-10 genome containing:
- a CDS encoding DUF6686 family protein — encoded protein: MICPLANVEKVFDTEHGVVYQCSRQNCYWLEFQGTTTAFKISDLFLFKKRIDTIDIESMLSESSRSYDFEIVMPFRTDRCYLLNVSDILNLREVLAGTKFMIQLNSEVKRCLRRGCVIA
- a CDS encoding SH3 domain-containing protein, whose protein sequence is MPLTAKYAALIDLLNSLKVDQLEIHEENDILHISGVTSSVDAKHKAWDLYNRIDPNYISDDLALELTVQTDEVLKVATVTAHDEPFIAVRRGPGVNQPVLAELKDGDRIDILGLTNQNWCLVKVADKTEGYCYIDYLSV